AAGAGCATGAGATGATAGAGATGGCAAAGAGTTACGGCACCGCCGTAAAACTTGCCAGAGAGGCGGGATTTGATTGCGTAGAAGTCCATGCAGGCCACGGATACTTGATAAGTCAGTTCCTTTCAAAATATACAAACCGACGCAAGGACCAATACGGAGGTCCCCTTTCCAACAGAATGAAATTCATGGATATGTGTATAAATGAGGCGCTTGAAGCATCTGAAGGGAAGTGCGCCGTCATTGCAAAAACAAATATGAGAGATGGTTTCAAGGGAGGCAATGACATAGAAGATGGACTGGAAATTGCAAAAGAATTAAAAAGAATCGGAATACAAGGAATGGTCCTGTCGGGAGGATTTGTAAGTAAAGCACCAATGTATGTTATGCGCGGCACTCTCCCAATGAAGAGCATGACTTACTACATGCATCCGCTGTGGATAAAGTTTTTTGCAAAGATTTTCGGGCCAATGATTGTTCCGCCCGTACCTTTCCAAGAGGCTTATTTTCTGGAGGATGCGCTGCGCTTTAGAAAAGAAATTTCTAATGTTCCGCTGATATATGTAGGAGGTCTTGTGTGCCGCAAAAAAATAGAAGAGGTGCTCGGCGACGGATTTGAATTTGTTCAGATGGCCCGCGCTTTTGTGACACAGCCTGACTTTGTAAATAAAATGAAAGAGGGAGAGGAGAGCTGCGATTGCGGCCACTCCAACTATTGCATAGCAAGGATGTATTCTCTGGAAATGGCTTGCCACAAACACCTTACGGAGAAACTTCCAAAGAGTTTGGAAAATGAAATTGCAAGATTGGAAAATAAATAATCAAAGGAGATTTTCAGAAATACCTCTGCGTCCTTTCGCACTTGTAACGGGCGGAAGCAGCGGCATGGGTGCGGAGTATTCCAAACAGCTTGCAGCCCTTGGATACAACATTCTGCTTGTCAGCAATCAAGAAAAAGCGGGGATAGATATGGCTGCACAAATATCTGAGCGGCAGCATTGTGCAAACTGCACGGAGTCTTTGTACAAAGAGACAGAAGTTAAATATACAGGCACAGGACAATGTGTTATAGCGCTATACAGAAATCTTGCATTGCCGGATGCCGCGCAGGAGCTGTTTGATTATTGCCAGCTGCACAATTTTGATATAGAAGTGCTGGTAAATAACGCCGGAATGTTCTTCTTTGAAGAAGTTACAGATGTATCTCCGGCAAAAATTGATACAATATTAAATCTTCATATTCACACGCTTACAATGCTCTGCAGACTTTTTGGAGAGAAGATGAAGCAAAGGAAAACAAACGGAGGAGGTACGGCGGGTGTAGAACAGCCCAATGGTTACATTATCAACATGTCCTCCATCTCAACTTTCACCCCCTATTGCGGCATAACTCTGTATACTGCAACAAAGTCATACATAAGGACTTTCAGCCGCGCATTTTATCTGGAGATGAAGAAGGCGGGAATACATGTTACGGTAATTTGCCCCGGTGCGGTAGCAACTCCGCTTTACAATTTGAAGAGCAATCTTATGAATCTTGGCGTACATCTTGGAATAATTGCGCGTCCGCAAAAGATTGTAAGACGGGCGCTTGCAGCATCTTATAAAGGGCGCAAGGAATGCATTCCAACAATGCTGGACTACGCATATCGCCCCTTTTATGCCTTGGTTCCCGATAGTTTTAAATTTTATATGAGACGCAAATTGCATCTGGGAGAGTTTAAGAAAGTATAATATGGAACGTATAGCAGTAATAACAGGAGCAACAGGAGGAATTGGAACAGAAGTATGCAAATACCTGATGACCAATAGATATAAAGTTTATGCACTTTGCCGCAATATGCAAAAAGCAGAAGCGCTAAAAGAAGAGTGCGCCAAAATCTGCCGGGAGAAAAATATTAATCCTGCTCCTAACTTCCACATAATACCGGCAGACATGGAGGATTTTGAAAGCGTTGATAATGCTGTGAAACACATTGTTACAGTCCTGGAGAAAAAAGAGTGGGAAGAGACCTCAATAGATTTGCTGATAAATAATGCAGGCGTCATTGCACCGGCAATGAAGATAACAAAGGATTTGCATGAGACAATGCTTCAAGTTAACTATCTGGCGCCCAGAAGAATAACCACGTCACTCCTGCCATACATGAATCAGGAAGACGGCAAAATAATAAATACGGTTTCAGTAACAATGAATTGGTGGCCGCTGGATGACGATGACAGAAGATTCTACAGATTAAAGAATTACGGCCGTTCAAAGCTTTGCCTTGCGCTGTTTACCATTGCATTGAACCGCAAAATGCTCAAACAACACTCAAAAATTAGAGCAATTGCAGCTGATCCGGGTGTAGTAAACACTAAAATGATTACCATGCATAAATGGTATGATGCGCTGGCTGACAAGCTTTTTCGCCCATTCATCAAGAGTCCGGCCAGGGGAGCCAAAGCAATAATAAACGCAATAAATTGTGATGAAAGAGGAGAAACACGTTTGTGCAAAGAGAATAAAATCACTACTTTTAAAAGCGGCATCTATAAAGAGCTAGATAAAAACAAGGAAAAATTTAAAATAAAATAATACAATATAAATATGTCAGTTTGGAGCAAACTTGGAAAAATTCCAAAGGTTATAATTTTAGTAGTAGCAATTGTTCTTGCTATAGTTATACTGCTAGGCATATTCAGCGGCCCCATTGCAAAGTACTACATTGAGCACCATGATAAAGAGCTGGTTGGCAGGAAGGTGCGCATAGAAAAATTAGTTATTAACCCCGTTTTCGGTACGGTAAAGGCGCGCAACCTTAACGTGTTTGAAAAAGATGACAAGGCTCATTTTCTTGCATTTAGAAACTTGAATGCAAAAATGAGCGTTGTAAAATTGATATCTAAGAAGTTTAATATCAACAGGATAGAATTTGATTCCCTGGACATAAATATTCTTCAGAACGGAAAGAAGTTCAACTTTGATGATATTCTTGCAAAATTCAAGTCAGATCCATCAAAAAAGGATACCGCTGCAAAGCCTTGGATAATAGATATTAATAACATCGCTATTTTAAAAAGCCACTTAAATTATAAAGATTTGCAGGTGGGCAGCAAGTGGGGATTCAATAAAATCAACATCAAAATTCCGCGTGTTTACTTTGCCGGAAAGAATACTGATGCAGGTATAAATCTGAACTTTGCAGAAGGCGGTTCGCTCTCGGCAAAACTTGCCTACAATATGGAGAGCAGCATGTATGACCTCAGCGTAATAATCCGCAAATTTACCCTGGAAGGTGTTCTGCCTTATGTACAGCAATCTTTGAATGCAGACAAAATGGGAGGTTTGCTTTCACTAAACATGCACGTGAAAGGAAATCAGGAACACATTCTGGAGGCGGACGTAAAAGGGCGCGCATCTATACACAATTTCTCTTTATCATCTGAAAAAGAAGGACTTATAATATCTTTGGATAGCGCATCCACAAATATTGCGGACTTGGATTTAAGAAAGAACGTAGGCAGCTTTGACTACATCCGCCTATACAATCCAAAGACCCAGTACGTTATGCACAGGGACAGCACCAATAACTTCACATACCTGATGAAGAAATCATCCAAGAGTTCTTCCTCTAAGAGCGCATCCTCTTCCAAGCCAATGAGAATCAGCATAAAAGAGATGCGTCTTTATGACGGCAATGTCACATATAAAGATGAAGCGCTTCCCGGAGGATTTGATTACGCGCTAAGCGAGATTAATGTAATGGCAGATAATCTTAATCCAGATACGGACAACCATATAAAGGGTAATGCAGTTTTAGGCAAAGCAGGAAAAGTTAATTTTGACTGGGCAGGTAACTTTGATAACATGCGCAACATGGATTTGCGCCTGACACTTAAGAACATAGACTTTACTGACTTCACTCCATACTCTATGCACTTTGTAGGCAACAAGCTGGAAGGCGGCGTGCTGCAGTTTATCAGCCGCAACGTCATTAAGAATAACAAACTTGTCGGTGACAACAAATTGGAAATTTTTAAGCCAAAAGTCAGCAAGAGAATTAACCAAAACCCCGTTTACAAATTGCCGGTTCGTCTTGGAGTTTATGTTTTGACAGACCGCAAAGGGCTTATGGCCATGGATTTACCTGTAACGGGAGATTTGGACAATCCTAAGTTCTCTTATAGAAAAATAATTTTCAAAGCTATAGGAAATGTATTGGTTAAAGTTGCGGTTGCTCCATTCTCAGCAATAGGAAGTTTGTTTGGCGCAGGCAAAGAGAACTTTGACCACGTAGAATTTGATGCCGGGCTAAGTGATTTTAACACAAAGGAATATACAACCTTTAAACAAATTGTAGAAGTTGCCGGGCACAAACCTCAAATGAGCGTAAAGTTTGACCAGGAGGTAAATATGAGCGAGGTAAAAAAGGACTTTACACGGTATTTATGTTAAAGAGAGATTTCTACAATTCCCGCCACTCAGCACATAAAGATACTCTTACACCTCAGACATTATTTGCAACAGACAGATTTGCCGATATAGATATTGAATCCAAAGAGGTTGGACAATTTGCAGATTCTCTGATGCTAACCAGAGGACTTATCCCTTCCATACAGGAGGGCAAGATGTATGACGCGGAGGAAAAAGCTCTTAAATTATACGGTGCAAACTGCGAACAGAGAATTCTGGAATTTGCTCAGAAACGCAATGAGAATTTGAGCAATTATATGACCAGAATGAACATAAGCTCAAGCAGATACAACATCACCACCGCCCCTGCGGACTCCATGCGCGTCTACAAAGGCAAGCACATGTACAAGGTATCAGTAAGCATGCAGGGAGGAGACTAAAATTTTAACAATTAAAAACATAAAATCATGAAAAAGTATTTTATTGATGTTATCAGAAATCATTACTTTGATTTTGAAGGAACCACAGATGCAAAAAGCTTCTGGATGTTTTTTGGCTTTTCATTTCTATTAAATATCGCGCTAGGTCTAATAGACTGGGGTATTGGCTGGGACTTTTTAAATGAAGGCATATTATGTTTTATTTTCCAACTTGCAATACTTCTTCCATTCCTTGGCATAGGCGCAAGGAGACTTCACGA
The window above is part of the Bacteroidales bacterium genome. Proteins encoded here:
- a CDS encoding NADH:flavin oxidoreductase, with translation MADIDESKTNGGRLFTPGKLGPITLRNRAIRSAAFENMATNNSPSEMLFNYHKSVAEGGAGMTTVAYASVTQSGLSFKNQLWLRPEIIPGLRKMTDAIHAAGAAASIQIGHCGNMSHRNLTKCTPLSASSGFNMYAYTLYRGLKEHEMIEMAKSYGTAVKLAREAGFDCVEVHAGHGYLISQFLSKYTNRRKDQYGGPLSNRMKFMDMCINEALEASEGKCAVIAKTNMRDGFKGGNDIEDGLEIAKELKRIGIQGMVLSGGFVSKAPMYVMRGTLPMKSMTYYMHPLWIKFFAKIFGPMIVPPVPFQEAYFLEDALRFRKEISNVPLIYVGGLVCRKKIEEVLGDGFEFVQMARAFVTQPDFVNKMKEGEESCDCGHSNYCIARMYSLEMACHKHLTEKLPKSLENEIARLENK
- a CDS encoding SDR family NAD(P)-dependent oxidoreductase, which encodes MKLQDWKINNQRRFSEIPLRPFALVTGGSSGMGAEYSKQLAALGYNILLVSNQEKAGIDMAAQISERQHCANCTESLYKETEVKYTGTGQCVIALYRNLALPDAAQELFDYCQLHNFDIEVLVNNAGMFFFEEVTDVSPAKIDTILNLHIHTLTMLCRLFGEKMKQRKTNGGGTAGVEQPNGYIINMSSISTFTPYCGITLYTATKSYIRTFSRAFYLEMKKAGIHVTVICPGAVATPLYNLKSNLMNLGVHLGIIARPQKIVRRALAASYKGRKECIPTMLDYAYRPFYALVPDSFKFYMRRKLHLGEFKKV
- a CDS encoding SDR family NAD(P)-dependent oxidoreductase; its protein translation is MERIAVITGATGGIGTEVCKYLMTNRYKVYALCRNMQKAEALKEECAKICREKNINPAPNFHIIPADMEDFESVDNAVKHIVTVLEKKEWEETSIDLLINNAGVIAPAMKITKDLHETMLQVNYLAPRRITTSLLPYMNQEDGKIINTVSVTMNWWPLDDDDRRFYRLKNYGRSKLCLALFTIALNRKMLKQHSKIRAIAADPGVVNTKMITMHKWYDALADKLFRPFIKSPARGAKAIINAINCDERGETRLCKENKITTFKSGIYKELDKNKEKFKIK
- a CDS encoding DUF748 domain-containing protein; translation: MSVWSKLGKIPKVIILVVAIVLAIVILLGIFSGPIAKYYIEHHDKELVGRKVRIEKLVINPVFGTVKARNLNVFEKDDKAHFLAFRNLNAKMSVVKLISKKFNINRIEFDSLDINILQNGKKFNFDDILAKFKSDPSKKDTAAKPWIIDINNIAILKSHLNYKDLQVGSKWGFNKINIKIPRVYFAGKNTDAGINLNFAEGGSLSAKLAYNMESSMYDLSVIIRKFTLEGVLPYVQQSLNADKMGGLLSLNMHVKGNQEHILEADVKGRASIHNFSLSSEKEGLIISLDSASTNIADLDLRKNVGSFDYIRLYNPKTQYVMHRDSTNNFTYLMKKSSKSSSSKSASSSKPMRISIKEMRLYDGNVTYKDEALPGGFDYALSEINVMADNLNPDTDNHIKGNAVLGKAGKVNFDWAGNFDNMRNMDLRLTLKNIDFTDFTPYSMHFVGNKLEGGVLQFISRNVIKNNKLVGDNKLEIFKPKVSKRINQNPVYKLPVRLGVYVLTDRKGLMAMDLPVTGDLDNPKFSYRKIIFKAIGNVLVKVAVAPFSAIGSLFGAGKENFDHVEFDAGLSDFNTKEYTTFKQIVEVAGHKPQMSVKFDQEVNMSEVKKDFTRYLC
- a CDS encoding DUF805 domain-containing protein, whose translation is MKKYFIDVIRNHYFDFEGTTDAKSFWMFFGFSFLLNIALGLIDWGIGWDFLNEGILCFIFQLAILLPFLGIGARRLHDSGKSGWWWLIALVPFIGWIVLIIFWVMPKKA